TTTCTTCTATGGTTAGATCGCTAGCCTTGTAACGATCAACATGGAAAATTTGTTGAGCATTTTGAACAATTCTTCTAACGTTGACAGGTAATGGCCAATTATTTTCACCATCTGGGAACACTACAGTTCTTAAATATTCTCTGTCCTTTAGTAGTTGCtcatattcttcatctaaaattttttgcaatttgaTGTCCCCCAAAATTTCACTACCGTACTCAACAACATCAGGACGAATGGATTTCTTCTCATCCATGAGATCAACACggtatttcttttcaaaggCAGCATTAGAACCAGGTATGGTATCGactgtttgtttttcaacagTAGTTGCATCCAAACCATCTTCACCataaataaattgaatgaCATCACCCAAAGAGTTCCTGGTGGTACCATCATAATGCACCATGATATCTTCCAATGCCTTCAAAAGACGTCTTTGAATATATCCGGTTTCTGCAGTTTTAACGGCAGTATCGATCAAACCTTCTCTACCGGCCATCGCATGGAAGAAGAATTCTTGTGGAGTTAGGCCCCGCAAGTatgaattttcaacaaaaccCTTTGATTCAGCGGAGTAATCATCAGTTGTGAAATGCGGTAATGAACGATCtgcaaaaccaaaattaaTACGCTTACCTTCAACGATTTGCTGACCGACACAGGCAGACATCTGTGAAATATTGATATAGGAACCTTTAGAACCTGCAGTAACCATCTGTTTAACATTATTAGAGTCCTTCAAGGACGTTTCTGCAGATTTACCAGCAGCATCTCTAGCTTCATTCAAGATTTTAGAGACcttttgttcaaaagaTTCTCTAAGAGTCATACCTGGTTCAGCTTCCAGTAAGTTCTTTTGTGCTTCACGAATGACTGTTTGAACTTTATCCTTAGCTTCCTTGATAGTCTCAGTAATGGTTTTCATAGTTTCTGGATCTGCGATCGCATCTCCAATACCGATCGAGAAACCATTATGAAGTAGCCAATAGTTCACAACTTTTTGGATGTTACCAAACATCTTGGCACATGTTGTAGGGCCCTTTTCTCTCATAGTGGTATGAATCAATCCTCCGGCAGAGGCACCCACAGTTGCTTTATTAACAACACCAAACATGATTTCCCCATTGACGATTAACATTCCCGAATCCTTAGGCGATGTGAGTGATCCATCTAGCCTCTGCAGAAATATACCATTTGGAatacaaagagaaagaattTGTTTTCCCGACCAAAGAGGTTTTGGTTTCAAGATAGCCGGTTGAGGAACAACACCATCCCAATCTGGAATCCAATAGCACATATTCATAACTTGATCATATTCTATAAATGTGTCTCTTAGTGTCATTTTTCTGACACCACACAATGTGTCTTGAACAATACCCATGACAGGCTTATTTGATTGCGGAGAAATGATCTGCAAAGGAACCGCACAAAGCTCGGATAGTTCAGCTCTGGTTTCGTAAGATTGAGGAACATGCAAGTTcatttcatcaccatcgAAATCAGCATTGTAAGGTGATGTAACGGATAAATTCATTCTGAATGTGGAATATGGCATAACTTTGACCCTGTGACACATCATAGACATCTTATGTAAAGAAGGCTGACGATTGAATAACACCGGATCATTATCCATTAAATGACGTTCAACTTTCCAGCCatattgaagttgaatatCACCCGCTCTTTTGTTAAATCTTAAGTCAATCCTGTCACCATTTTCTCTAATAACATACTTGGCACCTGGGTGTTCATTGGGACCATTTCTGACCATTTCAGTTaacttttgaatattataAGGTGTAACAATCTCGGGATAAGTTAGAGTCCTTGCAATAGATCTAGGAACACCAACTTGGTCTAACTCCAAGTTGGGGTCACCAGAAATGACTGTTCTGGCGGAAAAATCAACTCTCTTACCCATCAAGTTACCTCTCAAACGACCCTCTTTACCCTTAAGACGAGCTCTAATAGATTTGATCGGTCTACCTGATTTCTGTAGAGCCTGCGGCTGACCAGCAATATCATTATCCATATAAGTAGCAACATGATATTGAAGTAATGCTTCAAATTCACTTATAACATGCTGCGGTGAGCCATCCATTTCAAACTTCTGGACATTAATATTCGCCTTTAGGATATCGGCCAATTTATATGTTAAATCATCTTCGGACCTTTTAGAGTCGGTAAACGCAACTGATGGCCTAACAGGAGGAGGCGGAACTGGTAAAACAGTTAAGAGCATCCACTCAGGTCTTGCCCATTCTTCGTTAAAACCCAATCTATGACAATCCTCTGGTGATATATGCCTGAAAACATTGAGAATATCGGATGCTGTTATTTGTCTTCTTTCTAGATTTTCAGTCTCCTCATCAACGTTAGATTTTTTCCAAGTACCCCATAACTTTAGTCCGTCTTTCCTTATAGATGGCTGGACACTACCGCACCCTCCTCTTCTATGGCGATGAATGCCttcatcatcctcatcatcatcagaatcTTCAGGGGGGTCGACATCACAAACCATCTTGGTCTTACATAATGTCCAAACAGCATTAAACCTTTTCTTAGGATCTCTAATTTTGATTGCGGCTCTATATTGTGGATTCGTGTTTTCATCCAGCAATATTTTACCACAGTTCATACAAATACATTCACAGactttctttatttttgcaaGGAAACCTATATGAAAAACAGGCTTAGCCAATTCAATATGGCCGAAATGTCCTGGACACTCTTGCATATCCTCCGAACATGTTTGACATCTAAAGTTCCTATCAATTGATCCCAGCCGAGGGTCATTTAATCCACCTTCTCTAGGTTTCATAGTCACGGGATCCATGATTTCCGGATACTCAATTTTTGCAACAGATATTGCTCTTGCTTCTTCTGGAGAAAAAAGACCAAATTGAACCTATAGACataaatgagaaaaaaatatagttAGTAAACTGTCTCTTAATTAACTGTGATGAAATGTAAAGGAATTTTACTTACTTCTTGAACTGTCCTTAATGGTGCACTGGAATATGGAAATCTGCTCATCTTTGTGTATTATACTATCTTAATATATGCAGCTGtttttaagtttttttttcagaatttttttcagataaTGTTAAATCTAGTTAGGATGTATGGtttttttagattttttGATAGTAAAGTttattcttgtttttttctcttaaCCAAAATGAAATATAGTACAActtaaaataaaacaataaaagCGAAATGACAACCTGCTAGTTCTTGTCAATAAATGAAATTAGCCTTTCTTTCCTTGTGTTTCTGATTTTCAGAAAGAGGAGCAAAATTAATGAGGAACTGAAATGAAATAATATAAGCTTGTAACAATCAAGTAAATGAGTACAATCTTTTATTGTAAAACCTAAACCAAGTTTCAGATTTGTTTATAACTAATATAGTACTCAATTTAAATAACTTTAAGtttgttggatttgatttgatttgattttaacAAACTCGAAAATGAATGATGTTAGTATTccaatcaaaataaaattcaaatgatcCTTGAGTTATTACTGAATGACAATATTAATGCGACTTCTGCAGCAGGTAGAACAATGTATATATACgtaatatatatatatatatcagTTGGGAGGGTATTGATCtattgttttgtttcaacTATTAAAGTGAAATTATAGATAATATATGAAAGTTATTCAGAACCTGAGTGTGTAACGTGTCGGTAATCAAACAAACAGATGGAAGAGTCTAATAAAAGTAGCTATTGCTAAGATAGAAGACAGTTCACAGATGGCAAACGAGTATGCTGGTCTTCGGATCCCGTAAATAATACAAGTAATGGATGTTGTTTCATCATTAAGATGTATCTATTTCATTTCGCCCTCGTCCAAATTCTGTGCACTGAAAATTTCCAGCTTATTGACACGCGCATTCCCACTGGCAGAGTCGATCGTCGTGCacataaaagaaaaaagaggcTCGGGTTGAGACACAGGAAATTTCCTATATCTTGTGATAACTTGAAGTTACATTCATCTTCTATACTTAGTTCTACAAAAACTGTCAGACTGATACTAGTTTGAATGGGGGTCTTTCGATAGGCTCAGGCAAAAAATTTGCTGTATGCGGCCTTCTCCTTTGctcttctctttttgaGAGATTCCTTGGCTTCGGCGAGTGCCCTGGAAATACCGCTGTCAGATGGTTCGAGTTTGTGTGCTTCCTCAAAGTCTGAAATAGCATCCTCCTCGTTGTGACCCAGTAAATGCCCGTGACCCCTTCTAAAGTATGCCTTAGCTTTAGATTTGTTATCGAGTTGCTCACAATCCAAAGCCTCGGTGGCATATTTAATGGTATCCTGTGCATTCTTGAGCTTCATTGCCATCAACGAGGCATTCAATGTACAGGAAATTTGTAACTTCCAATAAGTAGCAATGTCTTCTTCTGTTAAATCATCGGGATGATACTCAGACATGTAACTTTGGGCtttcttgtatttcttcaatgctGTTTTTATATCTCCCTTCTTGAAGCATTCAGTACCAATGTCTTTTATTGCTTCAACAGCCTTGAACACAGTTTCAGGTTGGTTGATGTCAACACTTGGTTCGTCCGCCAAGACATCTTCATAGGTATCACCTGAACCATCGGCCAAGTGTAATGGATCACCCTCGGTTAAAATTCCGCAAGCAATAACTTTGCAATCCTTTACTGGTTTATCAGAAGGACCAGTTTCGGTTCTTTCAACTTGCCTGACAACTGATTTCCCTGCAATAACTTTTCCGAAAACAACGTGCTTACCATCTAAATGTGGGGTCTTTACAGTGGTAATAAAAAATTGGGAGCCATTAGTATTTGGCCCGGCGTTGGCCATAGACAGTAGGAATGGTTGATCATGcttcaattgaaaattctCATCGTCAAACTTCTCCCCATAAATCGAGCTACCGCCAGtaccattgaaattttcataATCACCACCCTGAATCATAAAGTCTTTAATTACTCGGTGAAATATTGTGTCCTTGTATCCAAATCCTTTTTCACCTGTACACAAGGCCCTGAAATTAGCTGCCGTCTTTGGTGtgatatcatcaaataattcaaatGCAATACGCCCAATAGTTTCATCTCCAATTGCTACATCAAAGTAGACTCTTGTacgttgttgttgttgttgttgctgctgcttttcttcttctctagACATTTTCAAGTCTTGCGGTTAAGCTTACCATCCGAGAGAACAGGCTAAAGGCTCTAATGAAATTACTCAGATTCTTTGCCATTCTTGATATGTTATGGGTATCTCTTAAATATGGTAACCCTGATAATTTCTCAATCTTCGCTAAGAATTTTCTAGAACAGCCTGAACATAAACAGACTTCGGTAGGCTTCATTTTTCCTAAGCTCTAgggaaaagaaaccaaagacACCAAGAGAAAACCAATATTATGGTTGCTGTTCCAGAACTCAAAAACTATCTTGGTAAAGAGATCAGAATCGAGCTCAACGGAAATAGAACTATTCAGGGAAAATTAGGaggttttgattttttcttgaatttaaCAGTCAATGAATGTGTGGAAATA
The Pichia kudriavzevii chromosome 2, complete sequence DNA segment above includes these coding regions:
- a CDS encoding uncharacterized protein (PKUD0B05880; similar to Saccharomyces cerevisiae YLR216C (CPR6); ancestral locus Anc_7.313), which produces MSREEEKQQQQQQQQRTRVYFDVAIGDETIGRIAFELFDDITPKTAANFRALCTGEKGFGYKDTIFHRVIKDFMIQGGDYENFNGTGGSSIYGEKFDDENFQLKHDQPFLLSMANAGPNTNGSQFFITTVKTPHLDGKHVVFGKVIAGKSVVRQVERTETGPSDKPVKDCKVIACGILTEGDPLHLADGSGDTYEDVLADEPSVDINQPETVFKAVEAIKDIGTECFKKGDIKTALKKYKKAQSYMSEYHPDDLTEEDIATYWKLQISCTLNASLMAMKLKNAQDTIKYATEALDCEQLDNKSKAKAYFRRGHGHLLGHNEEDAISDFEEAHKLEPSDSGISRALAEAKESLKKRRAKEKAAYSKFFA
- a CDS encoding uncharacterized protein (PKUD0B05890; similar to Saccharomyces cerevisiae YFL017W-A (SMX2); ancestral locus Anc_8.57), translating into MVAVPELKNYLGKEIRIELNGNRTIQGKLGGFDFFLNLTVNECVEIKSPKTKPEYITLDYLRRHRRNNESCLRE
- a CDS encoding uncharacterized protein (PKUD0B05870; similar to Saccharomyces cerevisiae YDL140C (RPO21); ancestral locus Anc_7.314): MDPVTMKPREGGLNDPRLGSIDRNFRCQTCSEDMQECPGHFGHIELAKPVFHIGFLAKIKKVCECICMNCGKILLDENTNPQYRAAIKIRDPKKRFNAVWTLCKTKMVCDVDPPEDSDDDEDDEGIHRHRRGGCGSVQPSIRKDGLKLWGTWKKSNVDEETENLERRQITASDILNVFRHISPEDCHRLGFNEEWARPEWMLLTVLPVPPPPVRPSVAFTDSKRSEDDLTYKLADILKANINVQKFEMDGSPQHVISEFEALLQYHVATYMDNDIAGQPQALQKSGRPIKSIRARLKGKEGRLRGNLMGKRVDFSARTVISGDPNLELDQVGVPRSIARTLTYPEIVTPYNIQKLTEMVRNGPNEHPGAKYVIRENGDRIDLRFNKRAGDIQLQYGWKVERHLMDNDPVLFNRQPSLHKMSMMCHRVKVMPYSTFRMNLSVTSPYNADFDGDEMNLHVPQSYETRAELSELCAVPLQIISPQSNKPVMGIVQDTLCGVRKMTLRDTFIEYDQVMNMCYWIPDWDGVVPQPAILKPKPLWSGKQILSLCIPNGIFLQRLDGSLTSPKDSGMLIVNGEIMFGVVNKATVGASAGGLIHTTMREKGPTTCAKMFGNIQKVVNYWLLHNGFSIGIGDAIADPETMKTITETIKEAKDKVQTVIREAQKNLLEAEPGMTLRESFEQKVSKILNEARDAAGKSAETSLKDSNNVKQMVTAGSKGSYINISQMSACVGQQIVEGKRINFGFADRSLPHFTTDDYSAESKGFVENSYLRGLTPQEFFFHAMAGREGLIDTAVKTAETGYIQRRLLKALEDIMVHYDGTTRNSLGDVIQFIYGEDGLDATTVEKQTVDTIPGSNAAFEKKYRVDLMDEKKSIRPDVVEYGSEILGDIKLQKILDEEYEQLLKDREYLRTVVFPDGENNWPLPVNVRRIVQNAQQIFHVDRYKASDLTIEEIVKSVQELCKKFTVVRGDGGCLTEARENSTLLFQCLIRSKLATRRVLEEYKLNKDAFEWVVGTIAQQFARSLVNPGEMVGVVAAQSIGEPATQMTLNTFHYAGVSSKNVTLGVPRLKEILNVAKNFKTPALTVYLEEEYATDIEKAKSIQSAIEHTSLKNVTACTEIYYDPDPRTTVIEEDFDTVEAYFAIPDEKVEENLHKQSPWLLRLELDRAKMLDKQLSMQQVAAKIMENFGDDLFVIWSEDNADKLVIRCRIVREEKALDEEEEDTEDGLLKALEAQMLESITLRGVSGISRVFMMKYDKTYIAEDGDFAKKQEWVLETDGINLADVITVEGIDTTRTYSNSFVEILFVFGIEAARSALYKEILNVIAFDGSYVNYRHLALLVDLMTYKGHLIAISRHGFNRNDTGALMRCSFEETVEILFDAGASAELDTCDGVSQNIILGQMAPFGTGSFDVYLDDEKLAALPSENPVDVISTAKDTKGSMTVYGDDHFKDDIIDIPMAADNVAFSPLITAGSGDDRSGGFTEYGSGNMSAYQPTSPFGYGATSPSYGPTSPSYGPTSPSYSPTSPSYSPTSPAYSPTSPAYSPTSPAYSPTSPAYSPTSPAYSPTSPAYSPTSPAYSPTSPSYSPTSPSYSPTSPSYSPTSPSYSPTSPSYSPTSPQYSPTSPQYSPTSPQYSPTSPQYSPTSPQYSPTSPQYSPTSPQYSPTSPQYSPTSPQYSPTSPQYSPTSPQYSPTSPQYSPTSPQYNPSSNSDANK